From the genome of Pseudomonas migulae:
TGAAGCCTTCGCGGGCAAGCCTCGCTCCTACAGGGATTGCACTGAACCTGTAGGAGCGAGGCTTGCCCGCGAAGAGGCCCGAAAGAACACACAAAACGCCCCGCCATCTTCAGATGCCGGGGCGTTTTGCTGTCTACGATTCAACTTGCCCCACGCCGGGCCGACAAACTGGCAAACTCAAGACATCAAGAAGTCGGAGATAACGGATATGTCCCTACGCACCCTGCTCACCACGCTGCTGCTGACCTGCAGTTTTTCGGTCATGGCCGCCACCGAGATCGTGCCGCTGAACTACCACACCAGCGCCGACATGCTGCCGATGGCCCAGGATTTCATCGGCAAGGATGGCCAGGTCAGCGCCTATGGCAACCAACTGATCGTCAACGCGGATCAGCGCAAGATCGACGAACTTAAAGCCCTTATCGCCCAACTCGACACTCAGCCAAAGCGCCTGCTGATCACCGTCGATACCAACGAAAACAACTTCCAGGGCGACCAGGGTTATTCGGTCAATGGCGCCAAACCGAGCCAGACCCGAATCATCAATCGCAGCACCGACAGTCGCGACGGCGGCATCCAGCAAGTCCAGGCCAGCGAAGGCGCACCCGCACTGATCCAGGTCGGCCAGAGCGTGCCGCTGACCAGTACGCAGACCGATTCCTACGGCGATCCGCGCAGCCAGACGGAATACCGCAACGTCACCCAGGGCTTCTACGTCACCGCGAGCGTCACCGGCGACATCGTTCACCTGTCGATCAGTACCAACCGTGACCGCATGAGCCAGGAACGTCCCGATGTAGTGAACGTGCAAAGCACCGACACAACCGTCACCGGACGGCTCGGCGAATGGATCACTCTGGCCGGCGTAAATCGCCAGACTCAGGCCGACAAACAGGGCCTGACCCGCAGCTACTCGACTCAGGGCCGGGATGACATGACCCTGCGGGTGAAAGTCGATACTTTGGACTAAACCACCGAAAACTGACTGATTAGTCGTATTAGACCAAAGATGTAGTGCTTGAAAAAAAGCACTACAAAACGTTTGACGAGCCAAAAAAGCAAAGGCATGATGGCCTCGCTCCCGCTAATCAGGGGCCCTGGCAAGGGCCTTCGAAGCGATGCTCGCACCTACCCCGTGAGCCGTTTCGTGTCTGTACCGCCCAAAAGGTGTGTTTGACGAGGTTGCCGACTGGAACGAAGTTGTCCCGAGGGACGGAAGCGTATTTAGGTAAACCCGGCATCACACTGAAGTTCGTATAGAGGCCCACGACGCCCGAATGCGCTCGCCAGTCCGCCCTTACCTGCTCACTTCCCCTCGAGCCCATCGTTCATCCCGTCGCCAATCCCGCCGAATCCTCCTTGACCACCTAAGCTTCTGGTCAGCGAGCGCATGAATTTTCCACCGCAGAACAACTTTCCGTAAAAGACGCGACGAGGTTTATCTCCATGGCACTGACACGCGAACAGCAAATTGCAGCCCTCGAAAAAGACTGGGCTGAAAACCCACGCTGGAAAGGCGTGACACGCGCTTACTCCGCTGCTGACGTCGTCCGCCTGCGTGGCTCGGTTCAACCTGAGCACACCTTTGCGAAACTCGGCGCCGAGAAGCTCTGGAACCTGGTGACCCAGGGCGCCAAGCCGTCCTTCCGTCCTGAGAAAGATTTCGTCAACTGCATGGGCGCCCTGACCGGCGGCCAGGCTGTACAGCAAGTCAAAGCCGGCATCCAGGCGATCTACCTGTCGGGCTGGCAGGTTGCTGCGGACAACAACTCCGCCGAATCGATGTACCCGGACCAGTCGCTGTACCCGGTGGATTCGGTTCCAACCGTGGTCAAGCGCATCAACAACTCGTTCCGTCGTGCCGACCAGATCCAGTGGAAAGCCGGCAAAGGCCCGGGCGACGAAGGCTACATCGACTACTTCGCGCCGATCGTGGCTGACGCTGAAGCCGGTTTCGGCGGCGTACTGAACGCTTACGAGCTGATGAAGAGCATGATCGAAGCAGGCGCCGCCGGCGTTCACTTCGAAGACCAACTGGCTTCCGTGAAAAAATGCGGCCACATGGGCGGCAAGGTACTGGTTCCTACCCAGGAAGCTGTGCAGAAGCTGACCGCTGCCCGTCTGGCAGCTGACGTTGCCGGCACGCCGACCATCATTCTGGCCCGTACCGACGCTAACGCGGCTGACCTGCTGACTTCCGATTGCGACCCGTACGACCAGCCGTTCGTGACTGGCGAACGTACCCAGGAAGGCTTCTACAAAGTGCGCGCCGGTCTCGACCAGGCTATCGCTCGCGGCCTGGCTTACGCGCCGTACGCCGATCTGATCTGGTGCGAAACCGCCAAGCCGGATCTGGACGAGGCTCGTCGCTTCGCCGAAGCGATCAAAAAGGAATACCCGGACCAACTGCTGTCGTACAACTGCTCGCCTTCCTTCAACTGGAAGAAAAACCTGGACGACGCGACCATCGCCAAGTTCCAGCGCGAACTGTCCGCCATGGGTTACAAGCACCAGTTCATCACCCTGGCCGGCATTCACAACATGTGGCACAGCATGTTCAACCTGGCGCACGACTACGCCCGCAACGACATGACTGCCTACGTGAAACTGCAAGAGCAGGAATTCGCTGACGCCGCCAAGGGTTACACCTTCGTGGCTCACCAGCAGGAAGTGGGCACCGGCTACTTCGACGACATGACCACCGTGATCCAGGGCGGCTCGTCTTCGGTAACCGCACTGACCGGTTCGACTGAAGAAGAACAGTTCCACTGATCTGCTTCGCCTGAACGATCGGCCGTTGCGGACCGAGTAAAAAGCTAACCGCAACGCCGCACATCTGACGCCCCGACTGGTTCGGGGCGTTTTTTTTTGCCTGCGTTTTTTCCATCACTGCGCCCGATCATACTGAGGTCGCGTAGCGGTTCCTCCTGGCAGCAAGCAGAAGACAACCTCCCCCGAACAAGACGCCCAACAGCCCATAGATACTCCAGCTCAGCTGGAAACCGACCCCTGTGATCAACGAGGCGCCAATGCCTACGGACACCATCCTCGCCCCCGCCAGCAGGATAGGAATAAGGGAAAACAGACTGGCCTGGGTCTGCAATGTGGTTTTCTGCGCAATCAACGCAGTGACGTAGGTAACGCCGAGAATCTCACCCAGCGTCCAGAAAAACACAAACGAGAGGATCAGAATGGTCTGCTCGAAAAAGGCATAGGCGCCAAATCCGATACCGTAAAAAACCGCCGCCAGGGACAGATTGGTCAACGCTCCGAAACGCGACGTCAATGCAATCAGTGGTTGCGTCAACACGACCACTAGCAACGCATTGACGATACCTACCGCACCGAACAGGCCGGCGGCCTTGCCCGCCGTCACCCCATCAAGCCATAGAGGCAATTGATATTCGCGCTGCGCATCCAGCACCGACAACGCAAAGAACATCGCGCCCGCAACGATCACGATCCTTGGCACATCAACTAAAGCGCCAATGGAGGTCCTTCTGGCTTCAGTCATAGCGCTCTGGCGTTCCGGCAGCGCCAGAAAGCCACTCGCCAAAAGGCACAACACGCTGGCGACCATCGCAAACAGCACCAGATAGTGGCTGTCGAGGCCGAGCAAGTACCCACCGATCACGAACAGCAACGCGCCCCCCAGATTGCTGGCCAGGTGCAGATAGCCAAAAGAGGCGATGCGATTGCTTTCGTCCGCCGCCAGGGACGTAAGAACGCTGAATACCGGCGTGATCAGGCCCGCGCACAGCATGAACAGCAGCACCATCGCAATGGATGCGATCGATGAACCGAGCACGGCAGCGATCAACAAAAACAGCGATGAACAGGAAGAGGTACAGATCAAAAGTGACCGGAAGGAACAACGACCGATCAGCGCCCCGCCCAACAGATTGCCCAGCAGATAAAACGCCGACATCAGCGTGATCACCCAGGCCACCGCCGAGCTGTCGAGCTGGTAGTGCCGCTGGAAAAACAGGGCAGCAAAAGGCCCCAACGCATTGGCCATGACAAACAACAACCGGAGAAGAACGATATTGCGCATCCCTGCCGCCAGACCGATCCTTTTCAGCCACACCGTCACTTGAGGATCACCTTGATACTCCGCAGGTTCACAACGCCGGCCTTTGGGCAATCCAGTGCTCCAGTTTCACATCGCTCAAGCAAGCCGCACTGCAGCTCCCACGCAATATCGCCATCAGGAATGTTTTGAGATCCGACGACGAAGGAACGGCCACACGCAATAAATTGTTGAGCAGGCCAAAGCTGTGAGGATATTGCGAACAGTTGCTTACGCGAATATTGGCCTGAGCGAAAGCGTTGGCCAGACGACCATCGCACTCATCCTGTAGCAGCAGAAAATTCGTATCGCTCTCGTACACGACGATCGAGTTGGCCCGACAGACTTCGACAATTTCACTTTTGATCTGCGCGAGATTATCGTGCGCCTGCTGCAAGGCTTGCTGGTTCTGCAAACAGAACAACGCCGCTTTCACCGCCACATGGTTTACATCCCAAGGGCCGCGCACTTTCAACAGTTCACGGACTGATTCCGGTCGCGTGACCACATACCCCAGGCGTAACCCGGCGAGACCGAAGTACTTGGAGAACGAACGAATGACAAATAGCTGCCTGACCGCACCGAATGTATCCAGACACGATTGTTGCAGGTACTCAAAGTAGCATTCGTCAACGATCATCGGCTTGTCTTGCCTTACACAAGCCTCGACCAGAACTTTCAATTGCTCAGGATCGATGCGTACGCCCAGGGGGTTGTTGGGGTTACACAGGATCAGTCCATGGCTGGTTTGCAAGGATTGGAGTACAGCCTCGGTGGGTAGCACGAATTTTTCGGCTTGCTTCTCAAACCCCACGATCACCGGCACCACGCCATTGACTTCGAGCATCTGGTAATAGAAGGAAAAAACCGGAGAAGGAACCACCACCCTGTCCCCTGGCGAAAACACTGACCGTATCACCAGATCGATGGCCTGATCCGCCCCATTGGTCAGCAGCAAACTGTCGGTCGAAACCTTGCAATACTGTGACAGTTCGTTAAGGAGAGGCTGATAATTGGGATAGGCGAACAGATCCTGGGGCTTCAATTCGCTGGCAATGAACCCTGCCAGAAACTTATGTAAAAACTGGTTTTCATTCAGATCCAGCAACACCGATGAAAGATCGCGCTCCGGCGCTTTCCATAATCCGGAACACGAGATGTGATCATGAAACTTCATTTGTGCATCCCTCCATAGATAACCCGTTCACCAGCCGCATACATCTGCCTGACTTCTTCGCCGCTGGCATACACCACCGACTTCCCCGTGGCTGCCGACAAATACTGGCTGGTAATCAAACGGCTGATTTCCGCAGTGAATGCCACGGCACGATGAAACGCCTCGGACAGGTCGCGGCCAAAACAGGTAATGCCATGACTGGGCATGACAATGCAGTTGGTGTCACTGGCGCAGCGGCCGATGGCACTGACATCCAGCTCTATATTCACACCTTCGCCCAGAATGCACGGCGGCTTGCCCATGACCAGTGCCGTGTCGTTCGACACGTACTCCATTTCACGCCACTGCATGACAGCGAAGAAGGAAATGACTTCATTGGGATGAAGATGCACCGTGGCATTGACATCAGCGCGACAGCGCATGATTTCCCGGTGCATCTGATGCCCCAGGCTCGGCCTGAAACGACCGTGCAAAAGCTCATCGGATTGCATATCCAGCACAGCCAGATGTTCAAGACCGCACTCTTCCAGGGAGACGCCGCGATGTTTGGTGTAGATCACTTCGCGCTGCCAATACGGGCAGTGACTGCGTACGGCGATATTGCCCAGCGTATTGACCAATAGCTGTCGCGCCGCCAGACGCTGACCGTATTGAACAATGCTGTTGCCGATCGTCACATCGAACCAGGCTGGCAACCCGGCTCGGGAAGGTTCGAGTCCCACATGCTTTAGTTCAGGCATTCCCTTTTGCCTCCTCCCGATACGCAATCGGGATTAACCACCGTTTTGACTGTTTTGCCCTGTAGCAGACAGAGCATCGTTTCCAAGGCATTGGCCTTCAATTGCGCCAGAGAACGCTCGCTGTAAAAAGCGGCATGCGGTGTCAGTAACACACGCTCATGCTCGATCAAGGCCCGGGGAGGTGCCGGCTCCTCTTCCACGACATCCAGCAGTGCCATGGACACACCACCGGATTGCAGAGCCCGGAGCAAAGCATCGGTATCGACGATGCCACCTCGCGCGGTATTGACCAGGGTCGCACCGCGCTTCATCCGCAAAAATCGCCCATCGTTCATCAAATGCGCTGTGTCCGGGGTAAGAGGCAGATGCAGCGATATGACATCGGCCGTATCGAGCAACCACTCCAGTGTGCCGCCCTGCGCTATACCTTCGACACACCGCTCGACCCCTGGATCGTAAAAACGGATCCGGTAACCCAGGGCCGTCGCTCTGCGCGCCAATGCTCTCCCTGTTGCGCCATAACCGATCAACCCCAGAACTGTGTCTGCGCAGGCTTTGACCTCGCTGGTATGAGCTCGCCAGCTCCAGCCGCCCTGCCGGGTGTGCCTGGCGTAGTCGAGAAGCTTGCGCTGGGCGAAGAGGATCAACGCCAGGGCGTGCTCCGCGACTTCCTCCGCCCCCACAGAGCCGATGTTCGAGCAAAGAATGCCTTTCGCGCTCAAAGCCTCGACATCCACATCATCAAGGCCAATGGTTGCCTTCACCAATGCGCGGCAACGATGCATCCTGGCAACCAATGGCGCGTCGATGACGACCGAATGAAAGGCGATGATCCCGTCGGCCCGGGCCAATTGTTCATCCGAGGGCCGGGATGTGACCTCAACGCTATAGCGTCGATGCTCCGGACCCGGGACATACTCCCCGGGGTCGACATAATTCACTCTCTGCGAATCGATCATCAGAATATTCATGGGCATCCTTTTCCCTCCCTGACCGGCAGCACCGCCGATTCAAAATTACCCACCTCGCGACTCTCAGGCACTGAGGTAGTCGCACTGTTTGCCGATATGCCCCGACACGGCCACGTCGTAGAGGCAGGCGGCAACCACCATGTCCTGACTGGCATGTCCAACGCTGCGGAAGTAACTCAGACCTTGTTTGCGGGTTGCCGGCGACGGCTGCTCGACAGCCAAGGCACTGATCTCCTGAATGTCCTTGAGATCAATCACCGACAACGCCAGCGCCTCGGCAATTTCGCCCGACTCACGGCATGCGGCGTCCAGATGATCGACATGAACCTGCGCATTGCCCAGTAACCGGGGATCGATTTCGCACGCCTGCGGCGTACTGCCACCAATGGCATTGATATGTGCATCGGGTTTGAGCTGATTCGCCCAAATCAAGGGCAGCGGGCTGTCATGGGAGGTCGTCGTGCAGACAATGTCCGCATTGGCCAGAGCCTCCTCCATCCGGCTCACGGCCTCTATCGGTAGCGAAAGCTCAATGGACAGGCGCTCGGCCAAAGCGACACTTCGGGCCAGGCAACGGGAAAATATCCTGATCTGGCCAAGATCCCTGATAGCAGCCATCGCCTTAATGTGCGCAGCAGCCTGAGCCCCTGCGCCGATCACCGCCAGATCAAGCCGTATCCGAGGGCAGAGCTTGTCCGTCGCCAGCGCACTCATGGCACTGGTACGAATCGCCGTCAGGGCTGCACTGTCAAGCATCGCCAACAATTGCCCGCTTTCGATATCGATCAACAAGACCGCACCATTGACAGCCGATAATCCGTGCACCGCGTTGCCGGGATGAAACGACGACACTTTGATGCCCAGCGTCTGGCTTCCGGGCAAAAAGGCCGGCATGAACAATGAGAATGCTTTTTGTCGCTCGTGAGTGATGATCGAGCGCTGCGGAACCACGGGAGGCGAGAGCGCAAACCCCTGGTGGGCTTTTTCAAGTGCGCGGACAAGCGTTGGCAACTCGACACAACGCCCGATATCTTCGCGATTAAGAAGCAGCATGGCTTTTCCTTTTCCATCAACGCTTTCTGAAGTAACCAGCCATCCTCGAGCTGGCAGCACAGACATCTAGCCGACCGGGTAGTCCTGGGAATACCCCTGCTTTGGAACCAGAAAGGTGCGCAGGTAAGTGATCACGGGGGTGCCATCCTGCTTACGCCCAACAACCCTGATGGTGACAATGCCCTGGCCGGGACGCGATCGGGATTCACGCTTGGAGACAACCTCGCTCTCGGCGTACAAGGTGTCGCCAACATAAACCGGATTGGGCAGACGAATTTCGTCCCAGCCCAGGTTTGCGATTGCCCGGGCACTCATTGTCGCTACCGTCATGCCGCTGATAATCGACAAGGTCACCGAGCTGTTGACCAGCAACTTCTCGAATTCGGTGCGCTGAGCATAAGCAACGTCGATATGTGCAGGATGGTTGTTCATGTTCACCAGTGACTGCCAGATGTTGTCCAGCTCAGTCA
Proteins encoded in this window:
- a CDS encoding secretin N-terminal domain-containing protein, which produces MSLRTLLTTLLLTCSFSVMAATEIVPLNYHTSADMLPMAQDFIGKDGQVSAYGNQLIVNADQRKIDELKALIAQLDTQPKRLLITVDTNENNFQGDQGYSVNGAKPSQTRIINRSTDSRDGGIQQVQASEGAPALIQVGQSVPLTSTQTDSYGDPRSQTEYRNVTQGFYVTASVTGDIVHLSISTNRDRMSQERPDVVNVQSTDTTVTGRLGEWITLAGVNRQTQADKQGLTRSYSTQGRDDMTLRVKVDTLD
- the aceA gene encoding isocitrate lyase, which produces MALTREQQIAALEKDWAENPRWKGVTRAYSAADVVRLRGSVQPEHTFAKLGAEKLWNLVTQGAKPSFRPEKDFVNCMGALTGGQAVQQVKAGIQAIYLSGWQVAADNNSAESMYPDQSLYPVDSVPTVVKRINNSFRRADQIQWKAGKGPGDEGYIDYFAPIVADAEAGFGGVLNAYELMKSMIEAGAAGVHFEDQLASVKKCGHMGGKVLVPTQEAVQKLTAARLAADVAGTPTIILARTDANAADLLTSDCDPYDQPFVTGERTQEGFYKVRAGLDQAIARGLAYAPYADLIWCETAKPDLDEARRFAEAIKKEYPDQLLSYNCSPSFNWKKNLDDATIAKFQRELSAMGYKHQFITLAGIHNMWHSMFNLAHDYARNDMTAYVKLQEQEFADAAKGYTFVAHQQEVGTGYFDDMTTVIQGGSSSVTALTGSTEEEQFH
- a CDS encoding MFS transporter → MTVWLKRIGLAAGMRNIVLLRLLFVMANALGPFAALFFQRHYQLDSSAVAWVITLMSAFYLLGNLLGGALIGRCSFRSLLICTSSCSSLFLLIAAVLGSSIASIAMVLLFMLCAGLITPVFSVLTSLAADESNRIASFGYLHLASNLGGALLFVIGGYLLGLDSHYLVLFAMVASVLCLLASGFLALPERQSAMTEARRTSIGALVDVPRIVIVAGAMFFALSVLDAQREYQLPLWLDGVTAGKAAGLFGAVGIVNALLVVVLTQPLIALTSRFGALTNLSLAAVFYGIGFGAYAFFEQTILILSFVFFWTLGEILGVTYVTALIAQKTTLQTQASLFSLIPILLAGARMVSVGIGASLITGVGFQLSWSIYGLLGVLFGGGCLLLAARRNRYATSV
- a CDS encoding pyridoxal phosphate-dependent aminotransferase, giving the protein MKFHDHISCSGLWKAPERDLSSVLLDLNENQFLHKFLAGFIASELKPQDLFAYPNYQPLLNELSQYCKVSTDSLLLTNGADQAIDLVIRSVFSPGDRVVVPSPVFSFYYQMLEVNGVVPVIVGFEKQAEKFVLPTEAVLQSLQTSHGLILCNPNNPLGVRIDPEQLKVLVEACVRQDKPMIVDECYFEYLQQSCLDTFGAVRQLFVIRSFSKYFGLAGLRLGYVVTRPESVRELLKVRGPWDVNHVAVKAALFCLQNQQALQQAHDNLAQIKSEIVEVCRANSIVVYESDTNFLLLQDECDGRLANAFAQANIRVSNCSQYPHSFGLLNNLLRVAVPSSSDLKTFLMAILRGSCSAACLSDVKLEHWIAQRPAL
- a CDS encoding class II aldolase/adducin family protein, producing MPELKHVGLEPSRAGLPAWFDVTIGNSIVQYGQRLAARQLLVNTLGNIAVRSHCPYWQREVIYTKHRGVSLEECGLEHLAVLDMQSDELLHGRFRPSLGHQMHREIMRCRADVNATVHLHPNEVISFFAVMQWREMEYVSNDTALVMGKPPCILGEGVNIELDVSAIGRCASDTNCIVMPSHGITCFGRDLSEAFHRAVAFTAEISRLITSQYLSAATGKSVVYASGEEVRQMYAAGERVIYGGMHK
- a CDS encoding C-terminal binding protein → MNILMIDSQRVNYVDPGEYVPGPEHRRYSVEVTSRPSDEQLARADGIIAFHSVVIDAPLVARMHRCRALVKATIGLDDVDVEALSAKGILCSNIGSVGAEEVAEHALALILFAQRKLLDYARHTRQGGWSWRAHTSEVKACADTVLGLIGYGATGRALARRATALGYRIRFYDPGVERCVEGIAQGGTLEWLLDTADVISLHLPLTPDTAHLMNDGRFLRMKRGATLVNTARGGIVDTDALLRALQSGGVSMALLDVVEEEPAPPRALIEHERVLLTPHAAFYSERSLAQLKANALETMLCLLQGKTVKTVVNPDCVSGGGKRECLN
- a CDS encoding ornithine cyclodeaminase family protein; the protein is MLLLNREDIGRCVELPTLVRALEKAHQGFALSPPVVPQRSIITHERQKAFSLFMPAFLPGSQTLGIKVSSFHPGNAVHGLSAVNGAVLLIDIESGQLLAMLDSAALTAIRTSAMSALATDKLCPRIRLDLAVIGAGAQAAAHIKAMAAIRDLGQIRIFSRCLARSVALAERLSIELSLPIEAVSRMEEALANADIVCTTTSHDSPLPLIWANQLKPDAHINAIGGSTPQACEIDPRLLGNAQVHVDHLDAACRESGEIAEALALSVIDLKDIQEISALAVEQPSPATRKQGLSYFRSVGHASQDMVVAACLYDVAVSGHIGKQCDYLSA
- a CDS encoding MaoC family dehydratase is translated as MEPMISAHVRIGANRYRESYGLHYEEFVVGDVFEHRPGRTVTELDNIWQSLVNMNNHPAHIDVAYAQRTEFEKLLVNSSVTLSIISGMTVATMSARAIANLGWDEIRLPNPVYVGDTLYAESEVVSKRESRSRPGQGIVTIRVVGRKQDGTPVITYLRTFLVPKQGYSQDYPVG